Proteins found in one Oryza glaberrima chromosome 4, OglaRS2, whole genome shotgun sequence genomic segment:
- the LOC127770570 gene encoding uncharacterized protein LOC127770570 isoform X1, translated as MKIEPRIARELQLNLNKHARKVQPGVARELQINQNMHVTKDSLRRLDATCNVQQGVEKDVDNHNCTKQPKMTKKCCGETTSNHATTKRSKVPTVITQIAAEHMARYNNNKPTEIEGVNVGTTKHANVKRAALACENVVGRDVFLKRIVRPYNRVARATIQSQDPLEMVGGTMLGRECYKVVIDSLICGDAELFGPHRNLNYIRDAIGHCIAWPSQLVEEVSPQCNGEVTKRGARVSLKR; from the exons ATGAAG ATAGAACCAAGAATTGCTAGAGAATTGCAGCTTAATCTGAACAAACATGCTAGGAAG GTGCAACCAGGAGTTGCCAGAGAATTGCAAATTAATCAAAATATGCATGTTACGAAG GATTCATTGAGAAGGCTTGATGCTACATGTAATGTACAACAGGGGGTAGAAAAAGATGTGGACAATCACAATTGTACCAAGCAAccaaaaatgacaaaaaaatgtTGTGGAGAAACAACAAGCAATCATGCCACAACTAAACGCTCTAAAGTTCCAACTGTGATCACTCAAATTGCTGCTGAG CATATGGCCAGGTACAATAACAACAAGCCTACTGAAATTGAAGGGGTCAATGTGGGAACAACTAAACATGCTAATGTCAAAAGGGCAGCATTAGCTTGTGAAAATGTG GTTGGAAGGGATGTCTTTCTTAAGAGAATTGTCCGTCCATATAACCGTGTTGCAAGAGCTACTATTCAAAGTCAAGACCCCTTAGAAATGGTCGGAGGAACAATGCTGGGAAGGGAGTGCTACAAAGTAGTGATAGACAGTCTTATATGTGGAGATGCTGAATTGTTCGGGCCGCACAGAAATTTGAACTATATTAGAGACGCTATTGGTCATTGCAttgcatggccatcccaacta GTTGAAGAAGTGTCACCTCAGTGCAATGGGGAAGTGACAAAAAGAG GTGCTCGAGTTTCTCTCAAACGGTGA
- the LOC127770570 gene encoding uncharacterized protein LOC127770570 isoform X2 has protein sequence MKIEPRIARELQLNLNKHARKVQPGVARELQINQNMHVTKGVEKDVDNHNCTKQPKMTKKCCGETTSNHATTKRSKVPTVITQIAAEHMARYNNNKPTEIEGVNVGTTKHANVKRAALACENVVGRDVFLKRIVRPYNRVARATIQSQDPLEMVGGTMLGRECYKVVIDSLICGDAELFGPHRNLNYIRDAIGHCIAWPSQLVEEVSPQCNGEVTKRGARVSLKR, from the exons ATGAAG ATAGAACCAAGAATTGCTAGAGAATTGCAGCTTAATCTGAACAAACATGCTAGGAAG GTGCAACCAGGAGTTGCCAGAGAATTGCAAATTAATCAAAATATGCATGTTACGAAG GGGGTAGAAAAAGATGTGGACAATCACAATTGTACCAAGCAAccaaaaatgacaaaaaaatgtTGTGGAGAAACAACAAGCAATCATGCCACAACTAAACGCTCTAAAGTTCCAACTGTGATCACTCAAATTGCTGCTGAG CATATGGCCAGGTACAATAACAACAAGCCTACTGAAATTGAAGGGGTCAATGTGGGAACAACTAAACATGCTAATGTCAAAAGGGCAGCATTAGCTTGTGAAAATGTG GTTGGAAGGGATGTCTTTCTTAAGAGAATTGTCCGTCCATATAACCGTGTTGCAAGAGCTACTATTCAAAGTCAAGACCCCTTAGAAATGGTCGGAGGAACAATGCTGGGAAGGGAGTGCTACAAAGTAGTGATAGACAGTCTTATATGTGGAGATGCTGAATTGTTCGGGCCGCACAGAAATTTGAACTATATTAGAGACGCTATTGGTCATTGCAttgcatggccatcccaacta GTTGAAGAAGTGTCACCTCAGTGCAATGGGGAAGTGACAAAAAGAG GTGCTCGAGTTTCTCTCAAACGGTGA